DNA from Streptosporangiales bacterium:
GCGGCCGACATCGAGCGCATCGTCGCCGGCGTGCCCGACCAGGTACTCGACGACATCAGGACCGTCCAGGCGAACGTGCGGACGTTCGCGCAGCACCAGCGCGATGCCCTGCGCGACGTCGAGGTCGAGACGCAGCCCGGTGTGTTCCTCGGCCAGCGCTCGATCCCGGTGGCCGCGGCCGGCGCGTACGTGCCCGGCGGCCGGTACCCGCTCGTCGCGTCGGCGCACATGACCGTCGTGACCGCCAAGGTCGCGGGCGTCGAGCGGGTCACCGCGTGCACGCCGCCCATCCGTGGCGAGGTACCGCCCGCGACGGTCGCGGCCATGCATCTCGCGGGCGCGGACCAGATCTACCTGCTCGGCGGTGTGCAGGCGGTGGCGGCGCTCGCGCTCGGCACCGAGACCATCGGCCGCGTCGACATCCTCGCCGGACCGGGCAACGCGTACGTCGCCGAGGCCAAGCGCCAGCTGTACGGCGAGGTCGGCATCGACCTGCTCGCCGGTCCGACCGAGATCCTGGTCGTCGCCGACGAGCACGCCGACCCGTTCGTCGTCGCCGTCGACCTGCTGAGCCAGGCCGAGCACGGCCCCGACTCCCCCGCGATCCTCGTCACGACGTCCGAGGCGAGCGCCCGCACGGTGATGGCGCACATCGACGTGCTGCTGCCCGGCATGCCGACCCGCGACCTCGCCGGCGCGGCCTGGCGCGACCACGGGCAGG
Protein-coding regions in this window:
- the hisD gene encoding histidinol dehydrogenase, with amino-acid sequence MPTVLKSGQSAEAAASVSASVSETVASVIADIRARGDEAVRAYSEKFDGWSPERFLLDAADIERIVAGVPDQVLDDIRTVQANVRTFAQHQRDALRDVEVETQPGVFLGQRSIPVAAAGAYVPGGRYPLVASAHMTVVTAKVAGVERVTACTPPIRGEVPPATVAAMHLAGADQIYLLGGVQAVAALALGTETIGRVDILAGPGNAYVAEAKRQLYGEVGIDLLAGPTEILVVADEHADPFVVAVDLLSQAEHGPDSPAILVTTSEASARTVMAHIDVLLPGMPTRDLAGAAWRDHGQVIVVDDLAEAYEVADVIASEHVQILTENPREALERMRNYGALFLGEGTCVSYGDKVIGTNHVLPTRKAARYTGGLWVGKYLKTVTYQEVRDREVSAALGELCGRASRVELFEGHARSGDVRAAKYAGAPLPWAPDAYA